In Candidatus Deferrimicrobiaceae bacterium, a genomic segment contains:
- a CDS encoding kinase/pyrophosphorylase → MGSDKAKGKKVPPPVYIVSGGSGTSGQQIVETALAQFPKLDVPVIKKGHVRNLRQIREVMKKASAEGGTVVHTLVESGLRKALVRLGKEHGVVTIDLMGPLLERVAAQSRARPLEKPGLYRKLRKDYFDRVEAIDFTVFHDDGKMPDDLPGADIVILGVSRCGKTPLSMYLAVHGWKVANVPILKDIPLPDEVYRTDRRKVIGLSIEY, encoded by the coding sequence GTGGGCAGCGACAAGGCCAAGGGGAAGAAGGTCCCGCCGCCGGTCTACATCGTCTCCGGCGGCTCGGGAACAAGCGGCCAGCAGATCGTGGAGACCGCGCTTGCGCAGTTCCCGAAGCTCGACGTGCCGGTCATCAAGAAGGGCCACGTCCGCAATCTGCGGCAGATCCGGGAAGTGATGAAGAAGGCATCGGCCGAAGGCGGGACGGTCGTGCACACCCTGGTGGAAAGCGGACTGAGAAAAGCACTCGTCCGCCTCGGCAAGGAGCACGGCGTCGTGACCATCGACCTCATGGGGCCTTTGCTCGAACGGGTGGCGGCACAGTCCCGCGCCAGGCCCCTCGAAAAACCCGGGCTTTACCGGAAGCTCCGCAAGGACTACTTCGACAGGGTCGAGGCGATCGACTTCACCGTGTTTCACGACGACGGCAAGATGCCCGATGACCTTCCCGGCGCCGACATCGTGATCCTCGGCGTCTCGCGCTGCGGGAAAACCCCCTTGAGCATGTATCTGGCGGTGCACGGCTGGAAAGTGGCCAACGTCCCGATCCTCAAGGATATCCCGCTCCCCGACGAGGTGTACCGAACGGACCGCCGCAAGGTGATCGGCCTGAGCATCGAGTAC